The genome window CTGTTGGCGATCGAGGTCGACGACGGCCGCATCGCCAGCCGCGCCGGCTACTACGCGACGCCCGGACACGCGCCGCGGCTGACGGCGGAGCAGCGCGCGTTCTTCGAGCGGGTCGTCCCCGCCGACGCGGAGCAGCCGTTGCTGCCGGTCGCGCTCGACGCCGTCGTCGCCGAGCTGCGCCGCGCGCGCATTCCGGGACTCGCGCAGGCCTTCGACGCGCTGCTCGCGACCGGCGCGCTGGTGAAGGTCGCCGGCGACGTGTACCGCGGCGCGCAGGTGGCCGAGATCCGCAGCCGTCTGGAGACCGCGATCCGGCGCGAAGGACCGATCACCATGGCGCGCTTCCGCGACGCGGTCGGGACGACGCGCAAGTATGCCGTGCCGCTGATGGAATGGTTCGATGCGACCGGCGTGACCGTCCGCGACGGCGACCGGCGCGCGCTGCGCCGCCCCGACCGGGTTGCCGCGGTCTAGCCGCATGCGCTCGCGCGAGGACGATTTCACCACCGACGCGCGGGCGCTGGCCGAGACGCTGCCGGTCATCGTCTGGCACGCCGACGCATCGGGCGCCTACGATTACTTCAGCGCGGACTGGTACGCGTACACGGGGATCAGCGAAGAGGCGTGCGCGGGCAACGGCTGGCTGGCGTGCGTCCACCCCGACGACGCCGATCGCGCCGCCAACGCGTGGCGCATCGCGATCGACGTGCGCTTGCCGCTCGACGCCGAGTTTCGCGTGCGCCGCCGCGACGGCGCCTACCGGTGGTTTCTCTCGCGCGGCCAGCTGCAGAACGACGACGATCCCGCCTCGGCCTGGCTCGGCGCCTGCGTCGACATCGACGATCAGAAACGGATGGAGCTGCAGTTCCGCACCATCGCCGAGGTCGTCCCGCAGATGGTGTTCACCACCTTGGCCGACGGCGCGGTCGAATACGTCAACGCCGTGATGTACGAGTACAGCGGCAAGCCGCCGGCCTCGCTGACGGGCTGGAGCTGGCTCGACGTCATCCACCCCGACGACGTCGAGCACTACGTCGCGACGTGGCGTACCGCGCTCGAGCGCGGTGACCGTTTCGAGGTGCGGGTGCGCATGCTGCGCCGCGACGGTGACTACCGCTGGTTCCTCACCCGCGCCGTCGCCGTGCGCGACCCCTCGACCGGCGTCATCGCGCGCTGGTTCGGAACCGGCACCGACGTCCACGAGCTCAGCGGCGCGGCGGTGCGCAACGCGTTCGTCGCCCGCGCCGAGGACCTGTTCGCCAGCGAGCTCGACTCCGACGCGATCCTGCGCGCGGTGGTCGGCGCGGCGGTGGTCGCGTTCGCCGACTACTGCTTCGTCGACCTCGCCAGCGACGACGGGACGCTCGAACGGGCCGTCGTCGAGCATCGCGATCCGCGCCGGCGCGAGGCGCAGCAGCGTTCGATCGGCGAGCGCATTCCGATGGAACACCTCATCCACCCGGTCGCGACGGCCTGGCGCAGCGGCGAGAGCGTGCTGGTTCCGCGCATCGACGAGAGCTGGTGGAGGCGCGCCGCCGCGAGCGAAGCGCAGCTCAACCGCATGCGCGAGGAGGAAGTCGCCTCGCTGATCTGCGTGGTGCTGGCGGCGCGCGGACGCCGCTTCGGCGTGCTGACCTTCTGCCGCAACCGCGGCGCGGCCAGCTACAGCGAGTCGGACTTGGCGACGGCCGAAGACCTCGCGCGGCGGATCGGGCCCGCGCTCGAGAACGCGCGGCTCTACCAGGAGGCGCGCGCGGCGGCCGAGACGCAACGGCGCATCGCCGAACGCGAGGCGTTCTATGCGCGGCTGGGCGATCAGCTCTCGCGCACGCTGGATCTGCGCACGACGCTCGACACCGCGACCCGGCTGCTCGTCCCCGACTTTGCCGACTGGGCCGTCGTCAACCTGGTCGACGCCGACGACGAGCTGTACTTGGCGTCGACCGCGCATCGCGACGCGGCGCTCGAAGAGCGCGCGCGGCCGCTGCTCGGCTCGCGCTACATCGCCCGCCGCGCGACGACCGGATCGGCGCAGGTGGCGCGCTCGAACCGTCCGCTGCTCTCGGGCAACGTGCCCTCGCGCAACATCGAAGGCATCGCCGAGCCGTACCGCGCCACGGTCCGTCAGTTCGGCGTCACCTCGTCGATCGTCGTCCCGGTCGCGTTCGGCGGAATCGTGCGCGGCACGATCGCGGTCATGTACGACCGCACCTCGGGCCGCGAGTACAGCGACGACGACGTGCCGGTGATGGTCGAGGTCGCACGGCGCATCGCGCCGGCGATCGGCAACGCGGAAGCCTACGAGCGCGAGCGGCGCGTCGCGCGCACGTTCCAAGCCGCCGCGCTGACCACCGAGCTGCCGCGCGTGCCCGGGATGGCGTTCGACGCGCTCTACGAGGCCGGCCGCAGCGAAGCGCTGCTCGGCGGCGACTGGTACGACGCCTTCCGCCTCCCCGACGGGCGGATCGTCGTCTCGGTCGGCGACGTGGCGGGCAGCGGGCTCGACGCGGCGGCGACGATGGCGGCGATCCGGCAGAGCTTGCGCGGCGTGGCGGCGATCGACGCCGATCCGTCGGTCATGCTCGACGCCGCCGATCGCGTGCTGCGCTCGCAGACGCGCGACCGCTTCGTCACGGCGTGGGTCGGCGTGCTCGACCCGCTATGGGAGACGCTGGTCTGCGCGGGCGCCGGACATCCGCCGCCGCTGCGACGGCTGCGCGACGGCAGCGTCGACGCATTGCCCGGCGGCGGCTTGCCGCTGGGCTTGCGCGAGCGCGGTCAGGACGGCTCGCAGCGCATCGCACTGGCGCCCGGGACGACGTTCTTGCTCTACACCGACGGTCTGGTCGAAGCGGGCCGCGATTTGTTGGCCGGCGAGCTGGCGGTGATCGCCGCGCTGGCCGAGGCCGACATAACCGCCGCGCCGGCCAAGTCGATCCACGACGCCGTGCTCGGCAACGCGGGCGCGATCGACGACGTCGCGCTGCTGGTGGTCGCGTACGGCGAGTCGCTGAGCGCGCTCGGGGGCGGCCGCGGCGCGCGCCACTGGCGCTTCGACGCTGCCGACGGCGAGGTCGCCGCGGCGGTGCGCGCGGAGATCGCCGCCGCGCTGGCGGCCCGCGACGTCTCGCCTGCCGACGGCGTGACGGCCGAGCTCATCTTCACCGAACTGGTCGGCAACGCGCAGCGCCATGCGCCCGGGCAGGTCGACGTCGCGCTGGACCTGAGCGGCGAGCAGCCGGTGCTGCACGTGGTCGACGGCGGCGGCGGCTTCCGCCACAACGCGCGGCTGCCGGCCGACGCGCTGGCCGAGAGCGGTCGCGGCCTCTACATCGTCGCCTCGTTCGCGGACGAGTTCGCGGTCAGCCGCGCGCCGAGCGGCGGCGCGCACGTGCGTGCCGTGCTGCGCGGCCGGTTGCGCCAACCCTCCGACGCTTAGCGCGCGGCTTCGATGGCGGCGTAGATGCGGCGGCGCCGCGCGCGCGCGGACTCGCGCGCGCCGTCGCCCCAATAGCGCAGGTCGGCGTCGGCGTCGAGCGCCGCGATCGCCTCGCCGGCGTCGAGGTCGGGGACCACGCTGCGCGCGACCGCGGCGAACGTGCGCAGGCCACCCAGATCGGCGCTCGCGAGCGGTCCGGTGGCGGCCCAGCGCGGGCCCAGCGCCAGCTCGACGGCCGCGTCGACGTCGCGCGCGTCGGCGACGCCGCTGGTGACGAGCGCCGCCGCTTCGCGCAACAGCGCGAACTGCAGCCGGTTGATGAGGAAGCCGGTGGCCGCCAGCCGCAGCCGCAGCACGCGCATCGAGATCTCGCCCAGCCAGCGCTCGACGGTCTGCAGCGCGGTCGCGTCGGCCTGCGTCGGCGCGATCAGCTCGGTCAGCGGCACCAGCGTGACCGGATGGACCATGTGCGCGACGATGACGCGGCCGGGGTTGGCGAGCCCCTCGCCCAGCACGTCCGGCGGGAACGACGAGG of Candidatus Sulfotelmatobacter sp. contains these proteins:
- a CDS encoding 3-hydroxyacyl-CoA dehydrogenase family protein, encoding MRVAIVGAGTMGAQLALRCAAYGCETTLIARDAARGRTALDDASRESGMQGEGVRIAVGLDAVADTELVAETIQEDLEQKRALYRQLEAVIGEHVPIASGTSSFPPDVLGEGLANPGRVIVAHMVHPVTLVPLTELIAPTQADATALQTVERWLGEISMRVLRLRLAATGFLINRLQFALLREAAALVTSGVADARDVDAAVELALGPRWAATGPLASADLGGLRTFAAVARSVVPDLDAGEAIAALDADADLRYWGDGARESARARRRRIYAAIEAAR
- a CDS encoding SpoIIE family protein phosphatase translates to MRSREDDFTTDARALAETLPVIVWHADASGAYDYFSADWYAYTGISEEACAGNGWLACVHPDDADRAANAWRIAIDVRLPLDAEFRVRRRDGAYRWFLSRGQLQNDDDPASAWLGACVDIDDQKRMELQFRTIAEVVPQMVFTTLADGAVEYVNAVMYEYSGKPPASLTGWSWLDVIHPDDVEHYVATWRTALERGDRFEVRVRMLRRDGDYRWFLTRAVAVRDPSTGVIARWFGTGTDVHELSGAAVRNAFVARAEDLFASELDSDAILRAVVGAAVVAFADYCFVDLASDDGTLERAVVEHRDPRRREAQQRSIGERIPMEHLIHPVATAWRSGESVLVPRIDESWWRRAAASEAQLNRMREEEVASLICVVLAARGRRFGVLTFCRNRGAASYSESDLATAEDLARRIGPALENARLYQEARAAAETQRRIAEREAFYARLGDQLSRTLDLRTTLDTATRLLVPDFADWAVVNLVDADDELYLASTAHRDAALEERARPLLGSRYIARRATTGSAQVARSNRPLLSGNVPSRNIEGIAEPYRATVRQFGVTSSIVVPVAFGGIVRGTIAVMYDRTSGREYSDDDVPVMVEVARRIAPAIGNAEAYERERRVARTFQAAALTTELPRVPGMAFDALYEAGRSEALLGGDWYDAFRLPDGRIVVSVGDVAGSGLDAAATMAAIRQSLRGVAAIDADPSVMLDAADRVLRSQTRDRFVTAWVGVLDPLWETLVCAGAGHPPPLRRLRDGSVDALPGGGLPLGLRERGQDGSQRIALAPGTTFLLYTDGLVEAGRDLLAGELAVIAALAEADITAAPAKSIHDAVLGNAGAIDDVALLVVAYGESLSALGGGRGARHWRFDAADGEVAAAVRAEIAAALAARDVSPADGVTAELIFTELVGNAQRHAPGQVDVALDLSGEQPVLHVVDGGGGFRHNARLPADALAESGRGLYIVASFADEFAVSRAPSGGAHVRAVLRGRLRQPSDA